A genomic stretch from Helianthus annuus cultivar XRQ/B chromosome 1, HanXRQr2.0-SUNRISE, whole genome shotgun sequence includes:
- the LOC110887523 gene encoding uncharacterized protein LOC110887523: MKAGDRCSVWLRYEQSSGDIFGEAKNRTQIGEKHQASIPDIVSKETINNEESKFIGTEENEVQLPAVPILDSDAFILGLYIFGKNFHLVKKFMGSKAMQDVLFYYYGPFYGTKEHIDWSGSWKNGKRKKIPGTEIFTGWRAQELFARIFLHVNDDCKTRLTRATRMFHTKEITFETYVFNVVDMVGIKLLVQAIAIGKGKDDLTTKAKKPVENKQPEPPFSWLKTKQVIHLLKYGIGLSKEKLSDLFEEAVWPRLLARGWKSEKRRNFDYNNSKNSLVFLAPGTGKFSPRSQTKGTHYFETLVDVLNKVAFEPQLIEHDPNQDMLVKPGAKDSVQFMIVDSSLEFLENQVFKMRSLPDSKFADEEGSSCEIQNPNAIQTSLAAEDSGKSRILNQDGGAYTDQQFGLDSESLSARNCASGSNYQNKRKRGGKEGDSSDILAENALVESKEQRWSHI, from the exons ATGAAAGCAGGTGATCGTTGTTCAGTGTGGCTTAGATATGAACAATCTTCTGGTGACATTTTCGGAGAAGCAAAAAATCGAACTCAAATCGGAGAGAAGCATCAAGCAAGTATTCCGGACATAGTTTCGAAAGAAACAATAAATAATGAGGAGAGCAAATTCATAGGTACCGAAGAAAATGAGGTCCAGCTTCCTGCAGTCCCTATACTTGATAGTGATGCATTTATACTTGGTTTATATATATTTGGCAAGAACTTTCATCTTGTGAAGAAATTTATGGGTAGCAAGGCAATGCAAGATGTGTTATTCTATTACTATGGACCATTTTACGGAACCAAGGAACACATAGATTGGTCAGGCTCTTGGAAAAACGGAAAGCGAAAGAAGATACCTGGAACGGAGATTTTCACCGGTTGGAGGGCACAGGAGCTTTTCGCTCGCATATTTCTCCATGTCAATGATGATTGCAAAACTCGTCTGACACGG GCTACCCGAATGTTCCACACTAAAGAAATTACATTTGAAACATATGTATTCAATGTAGTGGATATGGTGGGCATCAAGTTGCTTGTACAAGCCATTGCCATTGGAAAAGGAAAGGATGACCTTACTACCAAGGCCAAGAAGCCAGTGGAAAACAAGCAGCCTGAACCGCCATTCTCTTGGCTTAAAACAAAACAAGTTATCCATCTTTTGAAATATGGTATTGGACTTAGTAAAGAGAAATTAAGTGACCTATTTGAGGAAGCTGTCTGGCCTCGTCTTTTAGCACGAGGATGGAAATCTGAGAAGCGAAGAAACTTTGATTACAACAACTCGAAGAATTCTTTGGTGTTTCTTGCACCTGGAACCGGAAAGTTTAGTCCCAGGAGCCAGACAAAAGGAACTCATTATTTTGAGACTTTGGTTGATGTTTTGAATAAGGTGGCTTTCGAGCCACAACTTATTGAGCATGATCCCAACCAGGACATGTTGGTGAAACCAGGTGCAAAAGATTCAGTTCAGTTTATGATTGTGGATTCAAGTTTAGAGTTTCTAGAGAATCAAGTTTTTAAAATGAGAAGTCTGCCAGACTCTAAATTTGCTGATGAAGAAGGTTCATCTTGTGAAATTCAAAATCCGAACGCAATTCAAACCAGTTTAGCCGCTGAAGACAGCGGCAAATCCAGAATTTTAAACCAAG ATGGTGGTGCTTATACAGATCAACAGTTTGGTTTGGATAGTGAAAGTCTAAGTGCCCGAAACTGTGCTAGTGGATCCAACTACCAAAACAAGAGGAAAAGAGGTGGGAAAGAAGGGGACTCTTCGGATATTCTTGCTGAAAATGCTCTTGTTGAATCCAAAGAGCAGAGATGGAGTCACATATAG